AAACCAAAGATTTCATTCTCCTTGGTATCGACCCTGAATTTAAACACATCACAGCCATGGTCTCAATCATTCTCCTGATCTACATGGCTTCTTTCATTGGCAACACTCTTCTGATCTTCCTCATTTGGTTATATTCCcatctccacacccccatgtacttccttCTCAGTCAGCTTTCTTTGATGGACATAACTTTGACCTCTAGCATTGTCCCCAAGATGGCGGCCAACTTCTTCTCTGGATGGCGGAGCATATCGTTCCTGGCTTGTGGGACTCAAATTTTCTTCTCCCTGACTGTGGCCATTGCAGAATGCATCCTTATAACTCTCATGTGCTTTGATCGTTATGTGGCTATATGTGAACCTCTCCGATACCCAATCATTATCAATCCTAGGGTTTGCTTACAGATGATTGCCATGTCTTGGGCTGGAGGGGCACTTACTTCACTAGGCCACACTGCTTTTACCTTGCATTTTAATATCTGTAGCCCCAGAGAGATTCCCCACTTCTTCTGTGAAGTCATGGCTGTGCTTAGGATCGTCTGTGAGGATATCTCAGTCTATGAGAAGGCAGTGGTCATAACAAGCATCCTTGTACTGCTGCTGCCCTTATCTCTCATCTTGGCTTCCTATGTTGTCATCTTCCTTGCTGTACTCCGAATGAACTCCCCAGAGGGCAGGAACAAGGCTCTAGCCACCTGTTCCTCTCATCTCTGTGTGGTGGGTCTCTATTTTGGTCCAGGTATGTGCATCTACATGAGACCCGGTTCTGCCCATACTCCAAAGTTGAATCAGGGTCTTTTTCTGTTTGGACCTATCTTCACTCCACTCTTAAACCCTCTTGCCTACAGTCTTAGGAATAAGGAAGTTCTAAGTGCACTGAAAATGTTAATGGGGACGTGTCAGTCCACCAGGTAAATGGCAGAAATCCCACTGTCACTCATAGGCAAAACAGAGATGCACCAGCAAAGGGACATTTtgtcagttaaaaaaatagtaataataataatcccttCAAGATCCTGGGAAAGTCCACTCACTTCACTGGGTTTATCTgctggaaaaaaaagtttatcctttctttctccatcttagAATTTATTTCTGATGGTTCTAGATGATGTGCTGATAAAGGTCAACGATCTTCATGATTCATACTTGATGGTAATGTGCACTTTAGCATTTCCAACACATTCCTGTTGATTCCATGAAAAAAGTCAGTGTCTGCATcccaagaatgaaaaaaaaaaatcaccaagcaCATAGAAACCTCAGGATAATTTCGTGTAAAATTAATTAATGGGCATGATGATAAATCATCATGAATCAATGAAATTTAGCAGTGTTGTTTGTTCTGTCTATCTAACAGGACTATTAATTCCTCTTACTACTGTGAAAATAGTCTTCATTCTATGTCAGTGCTTCCAAAGAGTGGTTGTCTGATCACTTGCATTAGAATCATTTACTGATGTCACAAAATATACCATTGCTGTGCCCATATCAGATTAGCAGGATTAGAATCTGTTAAAATG
This Ursus arctos isolate Adak ecotype North America unplaced genomic scaffold, UrsArc2.0 scaffold_5, whole genome shotgun sequence DNA region includes the following protein-coding sequences:
- the LOC113249286 gene encoding olfactory receptor 2M5-like, whose protein sequence is MSTGNKTETKDFILLGIDPEFKHITAMVSIILLIYMASFIGNTLLIFLIWLYSHLHTPMYFLLSQLSLMDITLTSSIVPKMAANFFSGWRSISFLACGTQIFFSLTVAIAECILITLMCFDRYVAICEPLRYPIIINPRVCLQMIAMSWAGGALTSLGHTAFTLHFNICSPREIPHFFCEVMAVLRIVCEDISVYEKAVVITSILVLLLPLSLILASYVVIFLAVLRMNSPEGRNKALATCSSHLCVVGLYFGPGMCIYMRPGSAHTPKLNQGLFLFGPIFTPLLNPLAYSLRNKEVLSALKMLMGTCQSTRPQHQAHLSKPQCQTSPLEHSLLKPQPPAFLPKPGSSLSPRPGSRPNPVHSDAMLVPQNYSTRMPLRSQATTPHDGMPMTGCPQGTWAPDLPQCQVTSYETKFQAGPHRPVLQVFPHELR